The following are encoded in a window of Phaseolus vulgaris cultivar G19833 chromosome 3, P. vulgaris v2.0, whole genome shotgun sequence genomic DNA:
- the LOC137808420 gene encoding uncharacterized protein isoform X1 has protein sequence MRCSMAFAGLCLGVLLQIPWMASVSMPTSNCYAFDNSSRIFDFSGWSGYLFEYDQKQGSDLAVRFCKDVESRSQTGYVDFGRFDRFNYFVAGSGQSDFIQEFYSGDLMGCEQSYDKMGRTAQVNIVCGSCLNGQCKGRPGCICNVTYESNCRVLVDLAIPCDKPGPQVFQGFTVGFHPRSWELVYNGLTQIGFEKVHHDFRFHTGQTQIVLFMTAVASLSSLVQKPSLKVNPDKGLEIKLSGSADKGKPPTTLSPSMLIVDWRCEVARDTPYEVNITIPVEGYQPIQFVLTKTCDYTQDPGGGRTRGWAIFGVLSCIFFVSSTLFCCGGFIYKTKVGRQRGIDALPGMTILSACLETVSGVGHSYSRPEEVNSAFGSEASWERSPGPSQGAWKPSERKYGAI, from the exons ATGCGTTGCTCGATGGCGTTCGCCGGTTTATGCCTAG GCGTGCTTTTGCAGATACCATGGATGGCTTCAGTTTCGATGCCGACTTCCAACTGCTACGCTTTCGACAATTCAAGTCGCATTTTTGATTTC AGTGGCTGGAGTGGTTACCTTTTCGAGTATGATCAAAAG CAAGGCTCTGACCTGGCCGTACGATTCTGCAAAGATGTGGAGAGTAGATCACAAACG GGATATGTTGATTTTGGACGATTTGATAGATTCAACTACTTTGTTGCTGGTTCTGGCCAATCTGACTTTATACAA GAGTTTTATAGTGGTGATCTTATGGGTTGTGAACAAAGTTATGACAAAATGGGACGAACAGCCCAG GTTAATATCGTATGTGGGAGTTGTTTGAATGGACAATGTAAAG GTCGTCCTGGATGCATATGTAATGTCACATATGAATCAAACTGCAG AGTTTTAGTGGACCTTGCAATACCATGTGATAAACCAGGCCCTCAAGTATTTCAAGGCTTCACTGTTGGTTTTCATCCAAGATCATGGGAACTT GTTTATAATGGCTTGACCCAAATCGGTTTTGAGAAAGTCCACCATGATTTTAG ATTTCATACAGGGCAAACTCAGATAGTCCTGTTTATGACTGCGGTTGCTTCACTTTCTTCCCTGGTTCAAAAGCCTAGTTTAAag GTAAATCCAGATAAGGGCCTGGAAATTAAATTGTCTGGATCTGCTGACAAAGGGAAGCCTCCTACAACTTTGTCACCTTCAATGTTGATTGTTGATTGGAGAT GTGAGGTGGCCCGTGATACCCCATATGAAGTTAATATCACAATCCCAGTTGAGGGTTATCAGCCAATTCAATTTGTGCTTACAAAAACATGTG ATTATACACAGGACCCAGGGGGTGGTCGCACAAGAGGATGGGCAATATTTGGAGTGCTTTCTTGCAT ATTTTTTGTCTCTTCAACACTCTTCTGTTGTGGAGGGTTCATTTACAAGACGAAAGTGGGACGGCAG CGTGGAATTGATGCTTTGCCTGGCATGACTATCCTTTCTGCGTGCTTAGAGACA GTTAGTGGAGTTGGGCATAGCTACTCACGCCCAGAAGAAGTCAATAGTGCCTTCGGCAGTGAAGCCTCCTGGGAACGTTCTCCTGGTCCTTCACAAGGTGCATGGAAACCTTCAGAAAGAAAATATGGTGCCATTTGA
- the LOC137808419 gene encoding uncharacterized protein isoform X1: MGGGEGEDGWRYTWEAQSHVPTLRLMLFPNDKTLNPSLQCHDLAVNLHSSHSFLTLTTSSLSLRVPLPAVLVDADSPVTFRPLSDHIEVKLLLLLPVDHPILSSLHPSTSPLPDPLISESDVSKLSSAGEVDFYCRTCTFKLTRIPLRNFVEMPSVNWREVADNWFGACCCSFGGISEKMVMRYVSSYTCVPGVCLLSSASVTLCKDDLVEYNFPEGCGKQECTSVAENPRDDAIGKVSRNCELNDERTSTCSDDERTSTCSDDGGVTLAFGSNYRFVDSEDEKLSMNLRCEVAKSKPDCGHFSDSHPDSNGTKDVSETPSCCARMTNNLGDEHSEHHSCGTAGREGMPTETLEILGNQKSLLNGFLEDIFMARLSNLTKDIDWREFTCPQCRSLIGAYPCCEGHTPVDEGVRLFKCYISTCLPVGGPEDMFSKYSMGKMFANRLVECASDESLFRFVIRDLTTKAPVLQIILLNPDTWSCSGNCSGTEDKDPVHKLKLQPIIKVLYSDCHNATESQSRIIEEWATKSSAESIFMMTRQSQELVGLFISAKDLYPPSCASFQGLILSSLQW, from the exons ATGGGCGGCGGTGAGGGCGAAGATGGATGGCGTTACACATGGGAAGCACAGTCCCATGTCCCAACGCTGCGTTTAATGCTCTTCCCCAATGACAAAACCCTAAACCCCTCTCTCCAATGCCACGACCTCGCCGTCAACCTTCACTCCTCACACTCTTTCCTCACTCTCACAACTTCCTCCCTCTCCCTTAGGGTTCCACTTCCAGCCGTCTTGGTCGATGCCGACTCTCCGGTAACATTTCGCCCACTTTCCGACCACATCGAGGTCAAGCTCCTCCTTCTCCTCCCCGTCGACCATCCCATTCTCTCCTCACTTCACCCTTCAACATCTCCGCTGCCTGACCCTCTTATATCAGAATCTG ATGTGTCAAAATTGTCTTCTGCAGGAGAAGTTGACTTTTACTGCAGAACTTGTACCTTCAAGTTGACCAGAATTCCTCTCAG GAATTTTGTTGAAATGCCATCGGTGAATTGGAGAGAAGTGGCTGACAACTGGTTTGGGGCTTGTTGTTGCTCTTTTGGAGGAATAAGTGAGAAGATGGTGATGAGGTATGTCAGTTCCTATACGTGCGTGCCAGGGGTCTGTCTTTTAAGTTCTGCTTCTGTCACACTTTGCAAGGATGATCTTGTGGAATATAATTTTCCAGAAGGGTGTGGAAAGCAAGAGTGTACTTCTGTAGCAGAAAACCCCAGAGATGATGCTATCGGCAAAGTTTCAAGAAACTGTGAATTGAATGATGAAAGGACTTCAACTTGCAGTGATGATGAAAGAACTTCAACTTGCAGTGATGATGGAGGAGTGACCCTTGCTTTTGGTAGCAATTATAGGTTTGTAGACTCTGAGGATGAGAAGCTTTCTATGAATTTGAGATGTGAAGTTGCAAAGAGTAAACCTGATTGTGGTCATTTCTCTGATTCACATCCAGATTCGAATGGCACCAAAGATGTCTCTGAAACTCCGAGTTGTTGTGCTCGAATGACAAACAATCTCGGGGATGAACACAGTGAGCATCATTCATGTGGAACTGCTGGAAGGGAAGGGATGCCAACAGAGACCCTGGAAATTCTGGGAAATCAGAAGTCTCTACTTAACGGTTTTCTTGAAGATATTTTCATGGCTAGATTATCAAATCTTACAAAGGATATTGATTGGCGTGAATTTACATGCCCTCAATGCAGGTCTCTCATTGGAGCCTACCCATGTTGTGAGGGCCATACACCAGTAGATGAAGGAGTACGGCTGTTCAAATGTTACATTTCAACTTGTTTGCCAGTTGGAGGACCCGAGGACATGTTCAG CAAATATTCAATGGGCAAAATGTTTGCAAATCGGTTGGTGGAGTGTGCAAGTGACGAATCATTATTTCGGTTTGTGATTAGAGATCTAACAACCAAAGCCCCCGTTCTACAAATCATTCTTTTAAATCCAGATACTTGGTCTTGTTCTGGTAATTGTTCTGGTACAGAGGACAAAGACCCAGTTCATAAACTTAAGTTACAGCCCATCATCAAAGTGCTTTATTCTGACTGCCACAATGCAACAGAATCTCAATCAAG GATTATAGAGGAATGGGCAACGAAGAGTTCCGCTGAAAGCATTTTCATGATGACTCGTCAGTCACAAGAATTGGTGGGATTGTTCATCTCAGCAAAAGATTTATATCCACCTTCATGCGCTTCCTTTCAAGGTTTAATTTTGTCATCTTTGCAATGGTAG
- the LOC137808420 gene encoding uncharacterized protein isoform X2, whose amino-acid sequence MRCSMAFAGLCLGVLLQIPWMASVSMPTSNCYAFDNSSRIFDFSGWSGYLFEYDQKQGSDLAVRFCKDVESRSQTGYVDFGRFDRFNYFVAGSGQSDFIQEFYSGDLMGCEQSYDKMGRTAQVNIVCGSCLNGQCKGRPGCICNVTYESNCRFHTGQTQIVLFMTAVASLSSLVQKPSLKVNPDKGLEIKLSGSADKGKPPTTLSPSMLIVDWRCEVARDTPYEVNITIPVEGYQPIQFVLTKTCDYTQDPGGGRTRGWAIFGVLSCIFFVSSTLFCCGGFIYKTKVGRQRGIDALPGMTILSACLETVSGVGHSYSRPEEVNSAFGSEASWERSPGPSQGAWKPSERKYGAI is encoded by the exons ATGCGTTGCTCGATGGCGTTCGCCGGTTTATGCCTAG GCGTGCTTTTGCAGATACCATGGATGGCTTCAGTTTCGATGCCGACTTCCAACTGCTACGCTTTCGACAATTCAAGTCGCATTTTTGATTTC AGTGGCTGGAGTGGTTACCTTTTCGAGTATGATCAAAAG CAAGGCTCTGACCTGGCCGTACGATTCTGCAAAGATGTGGAGAGTAGATCACAAACG GGATATGTTGATTTTGGACGATTTGATAGATTCAACTACTTTGTTGCTGGTTCTGGCCAATCTGACTTTATACAA GAGTTTTATAGTGGTGATCTTATGGGTTGTGAACAAAGTTATGACAAAATGGGACGAACAGCCCAG GTTAATATCGTATGTGGGAGTTGTTTGAATGGACAATGTAAAG GTCGTCCTGGATGCATATGTAATGTCACATATGAATCAAACTGCAG ATTTCATACAGGGCAAACTCAGATAGTCCTGTTTATGACTGCGGTTGCTTCACTTTCTTCCCTGGTTCAAAAGCCTAGTTTAAag GTAAATCCAGATAAGGGCCTGGAAATTAAATTGTCTGGATCTGCTGACAAAGGGAAGCCTCCTACAACTTTGTCACCTTCAATGTTGATTGTTGATTGGAGAT GTGAGGTGGCCCGTGATACCCCATATGAAGTTAATATCACAATCCCAGTTGAGGGTTATCAGCCAATTCAATTTGTGCTTACAAAAACATGTG ATTATACACAGGACCCAGGGGGTGGTCGCACAAGAGGATGGGCAATATTTGGAGTGCTTTCTTGCAT ATTTTTTGTCTCTTCAACACTCTTCTGTTGTGGAGGGTTCATTTACAAGACGAAAGTGGGACGGCAG CGTGGAATTGATGCTTTGCCTGGCATGACTATCCTTTCTGCGTGCTTAGAGACA GTTAGTGGAGTTGGGCATAGCTACTCACGCCCAGAAGAAGTCAATAGTGCCTTCGGCAGTGAAGCCTCCTGGGAACGTTCTCCTGGTCCTTCACAAGGTGCATGGAAACCTTCAGAAAGAAAATATGGTGCCATTTGA
- the LOC137808421 gene encoding peroxidase 72-like produces the protein MATSMSFFLLLSLLAFAPLCLCNYYQEGYLYPQFYDYSCPQAQHIVKSILATYVEQQPRLAASILRLHFHDCFVKGCDASLLLDSSGSIISEKGSNPNRNSARGFEVIDAIKAALERECPSTVSCADILTLAARDSVVLSGGPSWEVPLGRRDSRDASISGSNNNIPAPNNTFQTILTKFKLQGLHLVDLVALSGSHTIGNARCTTFRQRLYSQISGHGKPESALDQYYATALRNRCPRSGGDQNLFFLDYATPYKFDNTYFKNLLAYKGLLSSDQILLTTQESAALVQSYAENNDIFLEQFAKSMIKMGNISPLTNSRGEIRENCRHINA, from the exons ATGGCCACTTCCATGAGCTTTTTCTTGCTTCTTTCTTTGCTAGCCTTTGCTCCCTTGTGCCTCTGTAACTATTACCAAGAGGGTTACCTCTACCCTCAGTTTTATGACTATTCATGCCCACAAGCTCAGCATATCGTCAAGTCCATCCTTGCAACGTATGTTGAACAGCAACCCCGACTTGCAGCTTCTATTCTCAGGCTTCATTTCCATGATTGCTTTGTCAAG GGTTGTGATGCTTCATTGCTGTTAGATAGCAGTGGAAGCATCATCAGTGAAAAGGGATCAAATCCCAACCGTAATTCAGCCAGAGGATTTGAAGTCATTGATGCAATTAAAGCTGCATTAGAGAGAGAATGCCCTTCTACAGTTTCTTGTGCTGACATCTTGACTCTAGCTGCAAGAGATTCAGTTGTTCTT AGTGGTGGACCAAGTTGGGAAGTACCTTTAGGCAGAAGGGACTCTAGAGATGCAAGCATAAGTGGCTCCAACAACAACATTCCAGCCCCAAACAACACATTCCAGACCATCCTAACAAAATTCAAGCTTCAGGGGCTTCACCTTGTTGATCTAGTTGCTCTATCTG GGAGCCATACTATAGGAAATGCCAGATGCACCACCTTCAGGCAAAGACTCTATAGCCAAATCAGTGGCCATGGCAAGCCAGAATCCGCTCTTGACCAATACTATGCTACTGCATTGCGCAATAGGTGTCCAAGATCTGGGGGTGATCAGAACCTGTTCTTCCTAGACTATGCCACCCCATATAAATTTGACAACACCTACTTCAAGAACCTTTTGGCTTACAAGGGTCTCTTGAGTTCTGATCAAATCCTTCTCACAACACAAGAATCAGCTGCACTAGTGCAGTCCTATGCTGAAAATAATGACATTTTCCTTGAACAATTCGCCAAGTCCATGATCAAGATGGGAAACATATCTCCTTTGACAAATTCCAGGGGAGAGATCAGAGAGAACTGCCGGCATATCAACGCTTGA
- the LOC137808422 gene encoding uncharacterized protein — protein sequence MSFYSRFKHLSHLLQTLTPRQSPPFASARISILRTAQPQPRPSHARGYCGASQSHASENVAAIVDEVMGLTLLEVMDLVDVMREKRGVNELPIMMLMVPGMGVRGVPRGAPKAGGGGEGEEVKVAEKTAFDLKLEGFDAAGKIKVIKEVRTFTSLGLKEAKDLVEKVPAVLKKGVTKEEAESIIAKMKAVGAKVSME from the coding sequence ATGAGCTTCTATTCCCGCTTCAAACACTTATCCCATCTCCTTCAAACCCTCACTCCACGTCAAAGCCCTCCCTTCGCTTCCGCACGGATCTCGATCTTACGCACCGCGCAACCCCAACCACGACCCTCCCACGCGCGCGGTTACTGCGGCGCGTCGCAGTCGCACGCTTCGGAGAATGTAGCAGCGATCGTGGACGAGGTGATGGGACTGACATTACTGGAAGTGATGGACCTGGTGGACGTGATGCGCGAAAAGCGCGGTGTCAACGAGCTCCCGATCATGATGCTGATGGTGCCGGGAATGGGGGTGCGGGGCGTGCCGAGGGGTGCGCCGAAGGCTGGCGGCGGCGGAGAGGGGGAAGAGGTGAAGGTGGCGGAGAAGACGGCGTTTGATTTGAAGCTTGAGGGTTTCGATGCGGCGGGGAAGATCAAGGTGATTAAGGAGGTGAGGACCTTCACGAGTTTGGGGTTGAAGGAAGCGAAGGATTTGGTGGAGAAGGTGCCTGCGGTGTTGAAGAAAGGGGTCACGAAGGAAGAGGCTGAGAGTATCATTGCCAAGATGAAGGCGGTTGGCGCAAAGGTTTCCATGGAATAA
- the LOC137808419 gene encoding uncharacterized protein isoform X2: MGGGEGEDGWRYTWEAQSHVPTLRLMLFPNDKTLNPSLQCHDLAVNLHSSHSFLTLTTSSLSLRVPLPAVLVDADSPVTFRPLSDHIEVKLLLLLPVDHPILSSLHPSTSPLPDPLISESDVSKLSSAGEVDFYCRTCTFKLTRIPLRNFVEMPSVNWREVADNWFGACCCSFGGISEKMVMRYVSSYTCVPGVCLLSSASVTLCKDDLVEYNFPEGCGKQECTSVAENPRDDAIGKVSRNCELNDERTSTCSDDERTSTCSDDGGVTLAFGSNYRFVDSEDEKLSMNLRCEVAKSKPDCGHFSDSHPDSNGTKDVSETPSCCARMTNNLGDEHSEHHSCGTAGREGMPTETLEILGNQKSLIGAYPCCEGHTPVDEGVRLFKCYISTCLPVGGPEDMFSKYSMGKMFANRLVECASDESLFRFVIRDLTTKAPVLQIILLNPDTWSCSGNCSGTEDKDPVHKLKLQPIIKVLYSDCHNATESQSRIIEEWATKSSAESIFMMTRQSQELVGLFISAKDLYPPSCASFQGLILSSLQW, translated from the exons ATGGGCGGCGGTGAGGGCGAAGATGGATGGCGTTACACATGGGAAGCACAGTCCCATGTCCCAACGCTGCGTTTAATGCTCTTCCCCAATGACAAAACCCTAAACCCCTCTCTCCAATGCCACGACCTCGCCGTCAACCTTCACTCCTCACACTCTTTCCTCACTCTCACAACTTCCTCCCTCTCCCTTAGGGTTCCACTTCCAGCCGTCTTGGTCGATGCCGACTCTCCGGTAACATTTCGCCCACTTTCCGACCACATCGAGGTCAAGCTCCTCCTTCTCCTCCCCGTCGACCATCCCATTCTCTCCTCACTTCACCCTTCAACATCTCCGCTGCCTGACCCTCTTATATCAGAATCTG ATGTGTCAAAATTGTCTTCTGCAGGAGAAGTTGACTTTTACTGCAGAACTTGTACCTTCAAGTTGACCAGAATTCCTCTCAG GAATTTTGTTGAAATGCCATCGGTGAATTGGAGAGAAGTGGCTGACAACTGGTTTGGGGCTTGTTGTTGCTCTTTTGGAGGAATAAGTGAGAAGATGGTGATGAGGTATGTCAGTTCCTATACGTGCGTGCCAGGGGTCTGTCTTTTAAGTTCTGCTTCTGTCACACTTTGCAAGGATGATCTTGTGGAATATAATTTTCCAGAAGGGTGTGGAAAGCAAGAGTGTACTTCTGTAGCAGAAAACCCCAGAGATGATGCTATCGGCAAAGTTTCAAGAAACTGTGAATTGAATGATGAAAGGACTTCAACTTGCAGTGATGATGAAAGAACTTCAACTTGCAGTGATGATGGAGGAGTGACCCTTGCTTTTGGTAGCAATTATAGGTTTGTAGACTCTGAGGATGAGAAGCTTTCTATGAATTTGAGATGTGAAGTTGCAAAGAGTAAACCTGATTGTGGTCATTTCTCTGATTCACATCCAGATTCGAATGGCACCAAAGATGTCTCTGAAACTCCGAGTTGTTGTGCTCGAATGACAAACAATCTCGGGGATGAACACAGTGAGCATCATTCATGTGGAACTGCTGGAAGGGAAGGGATGCCAACAGAGACCCTGGAAATTCTGGGAAATCAGAA GTCTCTCATTGGAGCCTACCCATGTTGTGAGGGCCATACACCAGTAGATGAAGGAGTACGGCTGTTCAAATGTTACATTTCAACTTGTTTGCCAGTTGGAGGACCCGAGGACATGTTCAG CAAATATTCAATGGGCAAAATGTTTGCAAATCGGTTGGTGGAGTGTGCAAGTGACGAATCATTATTTCGGTTTGTGATTAGAGATCTAACAACCAAAGCCCCCGTTCTACAAATCATTCTTTTAAATCCAGATACTTGGTCTTGTTCTGGTAATTGTTCTGGTACAGAGGACAAAGACCCAGTTCATAAACTTAAGTTACAGCCCATCATCAAAGTGCTTTATTCTGACTGCCACAATGCAACAGAATCTCAATCAAG GATTATAGAGGAATGGGCAACGAAGAGTTCCGCTGAAAGCATTTTCATGATGACTCGTCAGTCACAAGAATTGGTGGGATTGTTCATCTCAGCAAAAGATTTATATCCACCTTCATGCGCTTCCTTTCAAGGTTTAATTTTGTCATCTTTGCAATGGTAG